A genomic region of Janthinobacterium lividum contains the following coding sequences:
- a CDS encoding sensor histidine kinase: protein MEDQHSSPELFLFLASTVHDMKNSISVVSGTLESLLAAEQAKPSPQADPAYLQMAQMLYQTKRLNDNLIQLLALYKEVGKPGYPFDVQPQLVSQVVDQVVDQEKILLASKGIQLETACPPELIWTLDEDLVIGVLAHAINNAIRYTKDTIRLSVCEADGLLELRVEDNGDGYTQALLDAGSAAMDGMAAGVNFSTNSTGLGLYFSSEVAKMHKHRGSSGSIALENGGALGGGCFILRLP from the coding sequence GTGGAAGATCAACACAGCTCGCCCGAGCTTTTCCTGTTCCTGGCGTCGACCGTGCACGACATGAAAAACTCGATCAGCGTTGTCAGCGGCACCCTGGAGTCGCTGCTGGCGGCCGAGCAGGCCAAGCCCTCGCCCCAGGCCGACCCCGCCTACCTGCAGATGGCGCAGATGCTGTACCAGACCAAGCGCCTCAACGATAACCTGATCCAGCTGCTGGCCCTGTACAAGGAAGTGGGCAAGCCCGGCTACCCGTTCGATGTGCAGCCGCAGCTGGTCAGCCAGGTGGTCGACCAGGTGGTGGACCAGGAAAAGATCCTGCTGGCCTCGAAAGGCATCCAGCTGGAGACGGCCTGTCCGCCCGAGCTGATCTGGACCCTCGATGAAGACCTGGTCATCGGCGTGCTCGCGCACGCCATCAACAACGCCATCCGCTACACGAAGGACACGATCCGCCTGTCGGTCTGCGAGGCCGATGGCTTGCTCGAACTGCGCGTGGAAGACAATGGCGACGGTTATACGCAGGCCTTGCTCGACGCGGGCAGCGCGGCCATGGATGGCATGGCGGCCGGCGTGAACTTTTCCACCAACAGCACGGGACTGGGACTGTATTTTTCCAGCGAAGTGGCAAAGATGCACAAGCACCGGGGCAGCAGCGGCAGCATCGCGCTGGAAAATGGCGGCGCCCTGGGCGGCGGCTGTTTCATCCTGCGCCTGCCCTGA
- a CDS encoding ATP-binding protein — MFHIKSLELVHWDYWQRIKNIPLDAKIITIAGQNGSGKTTLLDALRTLFGLDCSMGRTYKHYARHSGQQTAWLRAVVDNKNVGKQLSNRPFRSSGFFSDDEVTLFCQIQKNGGDWKRQYLMRPGNVQIEDITDANDWLGVENYRKRLANAGLSPAMSKVLALEQGETDKLCEYAPRQLLDLVFQVFGDKEVLDAYDEAKRHQRDTEVELKRFETELEASKTNLEGLRLRVANYHQWEGLHKERRNLLEEVLPSLQYHEAREKAAIASRQLRDARKPMAQADQQLTDKRNALAAQAKALSDAQMNETLLEQESIGLQSRLSLINSKLKPLDSLLEQKERLHKLAADSGSDIAEVAAQLEQKEAQLLQQRQQRDALSARIAAEQATIAALQGKTAMPEPDNVRGMRRALRDAGISHAMLSDIVEVTDSRWQGAVEGVLGGYASVVLLDKAKDAAAAYRLAEKERYRHFIVPDLVTAPVAKDESLLAVVKFSAPVPSWLIEQLSRISRVDSVEAGFKLGNHEEWITPEAYHRERRGGRSLFVEASRYRFGQAGRSGRLEALLRSLPGLEGQEDTLTLAISKLAAEVGALKARIAGVDAAKELSARQEEFAEALRNSKPLKEERLEVGGRLGELQNLTKNATVARTRADTVWQNARLALSEAEAGSRLGYKKQIEQRAEHARALLALRHAWRHLPKSWRRPARRAALVAEHQNAHQVDLRVASLQNSLARDDWELDATVIDQHHRLSDQLHGRQSETDERRYQNNRAIEATGNARGAYMERLRYTIKTYSKNIKELGELAGIEVHADPVRLENDDVQLSQAGLHVRFKFDGKGVIGMNDGEASGGQQVMKSLVLLIGLLKSEDGSGGFVFIDEPFAHLDIRNIQLVGEFLKNTEAQYLMTTPLTHNTDVYDPSELTLITSKKKKDTQWAQPIFVLQRRVDPVSGKAA; from the coding sequence ATGTTTCATATCAAATCACTTGAACTGGTGCACTGGGATTACTGGCAGCGCATCAAGAATATTCCGCTCGACGCGAAAATCATCACCATCGCGGGGCAGAATGGCTCCGGCAAGACCACCTTGCTCGACGCCTTGCGCACTCTGTTTGGCCTCGATTGCTCGATGGGCCGCACGTATAAACACTATGCGCGCCACTCGGGCCAGCAGACGGCCTGGCTGCGCGCCGTGGTCGACAACAAGAACGTGGGCAAGCAGCTGTCGAACCGCCCGTTCCGCAGTTCCGGCTTCTTCAGCGACGATGAAGTGACCCTGTTTTGCCAGATCCAGAAGAACGGCGGCGACTGGAAGCGCCAGTATCTGATGCGTCCGGGCAATGTGCAGATCGAGGACATCACGGATGCCAACGACTGGCTGGGCGTGGAAAACTACCGCAAGCGCCTGGCCAATGCGGGCCTGTCGCCCGCCATGTCGAAGGTGCTGGCGCTGGAGCAGGGCGAGACGGACAAATTGTGCGAATATGCGCCGCGCCAGCTGCTCGACCTGGTGTTCCAGGTGTTTGGCGACAAGGAAGTGCTGGACGCCTACGACGAAGCCAAGCGCCACCAGCGCGATACGGAAGTGGAGTTGAAACGCTTCGAGACGGAACTCGAGGCGTCGAAAACCAACCTGGAAGGCTTGCGCCTGCGCGTGGCCAATTACCACCAGTGGGAAGGGCTGCATAAAGAGCGCCGCAACCTGCTGGAAGAAGTGCTGCCCAGCTTGCAGTACCACGAGGCGCGCGAAAAGGCGGCCATCGCCAGCCGGCAATTGCGCGATGCGCGCAAACCGATGGCGCAGGCGGACCAGCAGCTGACCGATAAACGCAATGCGCTGGCCGCGCAGGCGAAGGCCCTGTCCGACGCACAGATGAACGAAACCCTGCTGGAACAGGAATCGATCGGCTTGCAGAGCCGTTTGTCCCTGATCAATAGCAAACTGAAACCGCTGGACAGCCTGCTGGAACAGAAGGAACGTCTGCACAAGCTGGCGGCCGACTCGGGCAGCGACATCGCCGAAGTGGCGGCCCAGCTGGAGCAGAAGGAAGCGCAATTGCTGCAGCAGCGCCAGCAGCGCGACGCCCTGTCGGCCCGTATCGCCGCTGAGCAGGCGACGATTGCCGCGCTGCAAGGCAAGACGGCCATGCCGGAGCCGGACAATGTGCGCGGCATGCGCCGCGCGCTGCGCGACGCGGGGATCAGCCACGCCATGCTGTCGGACATCGTCGAAGTGACGGACAGCCGCTGGCAGGGCGCCGTCGAAGGCGTGCTGGGCGGTTACGCCTCGGTGGTTCTGCTGGACAAGGCCAAGGATGCGGCTGCCGCCTACCGCCTGGCCGAGAAGGAACGCTATCGCCACTTCATCGTGCCGGACCTGGTCACGGCGCCGGTGGCAAAAGACGAAAGCTTGCTGGCGGTGGTGAAATTTTCCGCGCCCGTGCCCAGCTGGCTGATCGAGCAGCTGTCGCGCATTTCCCGCGTCGACTCCGTCGAAGCGGGTTTCAAGCTGGGCAACCACGAAGAGTGGATCACGCCCGAGGCGTATCACCGCGAACGCCGCGGCGGCCGCTCGCTGTTCGTGGAAGCGTCGCGCTACCGCTTCGGCCAGGCTGGTCGCAGCGGCCGCCTGGAAGCGCTGCTGCGCTCCTTGCCGGGCCTGGAAGGCCAGGAAGACACCTTGACCCTGGCGATCTCGAAGCTGGCGGCAGAAGTGGGCGCCTTGAAAGCGCGCATCGCCGGCGTCGACGCGGCCAAGGAACTCAGTGCGCGCCAGGAAGAATTCGCCGAAGCGCTGCGTAACTCGAAGCCGCTCAAGGAAGAGCGCCTGGAAGTGGGCGGGCGCCTGGGCGAGCTGCAAAACCTGACGAAGAACGCCACCGTGGCGCGCACGCGTGCCGATACCGTGTGGCAAAACGCGCGCCTGGCCTTGTCGGAAGCGGAAGCCGGTTCGCGCCTCGGCTACAAGAAGCAGATCGAACAGCGCGCCGAGCATGCGCGCGCCTTGCTGGCCCTGCGCCATGCATGGCGCCACTTGCCGAAAAGCTGGCGCCGTCCCGCACGCCGCGCTGCCCTTGTGGCCGAGCACCAGAATGCGCACCAGGTCGATCTGCGCGTGGCCAGCCTGCAAAACAGCCTGGCGCGCGACGACTGGGAACTCGACGCCACCGTCATCGACCAGCATCACCGCCTGTCGGACCAGCTGCATGGCCGCCAGTCGGAAACGGACGAGCGCCGCTACCAGAACAACCGGGCCATCGAAGCGACGGGCAATGCCCGCGGCGCCTACATGGAGCGCTTGCGCTACACCATCAAGACGTACAGCAAGAACATCAAGGAGCTGGGCGAACTGGCCGGCATCGAAGTGCATGCCGACCCCGTGCGCCTGGAAAACGACGATGTACAGCTGTCGCAGGCGGGCTTGCATGTGCGCTTCAAGTTCGACGGCAAGGGCGTGATCGGCATGAATGACGGCGAAGCGTCGGGCGGCCAGCAGGTCATGAAGTCGCTGGTGTTGTTGATCGGCTTGCTGAAATCGGAAGACGGTTCCGGCGGCTTCGTCTTCATCGACGAACCGTTTGCCCACCTCGATATCCGCAACATTCAATTGGTCGGCGAGTTCCTGAAAAACACGGAAGCGCAATACCTGATGACGACGCCGTTGACGCACAACACGGATGTCTACGATCCGTCGGAGCTGACCTTGATCACCAGCAAGAAGAAAAAGGATACCCAATGGGCGCAACCGATTTTCGTGCTGCAGCGCCGGGTCGATCCCGTCTCGGGCAAGGCGGCATGA
- a CDS encoding family 2A encapsulin nanocompartment cargo protein cysteine desulfurase yields MTTQTPTSDGAAGLPAVPFLPDEATLNRLAGEFFARLPGLAPVLDKSPSLGGSGSVLDAAPRYANRPPPQPGPSFAAIAPGVATAQVPPVTAPLESPIAPAPASVPTPRLSALSAPSPYYFVGGAHGYPVSNGKLDGLAQQGLGQAAPDDVRGLFATPQQTPARQLPVSSANSPPAFYFQTELPSAAKPGQHQTPAPFDVHAVRRDFPVLAERVNGKPLAWFDNAATTHKPQSVIDRVSYFYAHENSNIHRAAHALAARASDAYEAARAKVAQFLGAASPNEIIFVRGATEGINLVANTFGRKYIGSGDEIIVSQLEHHANIVPWQQLAAEKGATLRVIPVDDSGQILLDEFRKLLNGRTKLVSVTQVSNALGTVTPVAQIIALAHAAGVRVLVDGAQAVSHLRVDVQALGADFYVFSGHKVFGPTGIGAVYGKADLLEQLPPWQGGGNMIADVTFERTVYQGVPNRFEAGTGNIADAVGLGAAIDYVQRIGLENIAAYEHALLEYATHHLQAIPGVRLIGTAFDKASVASFVLAGYEPAEVGRALNDEGIAVRSGHHCAQPILRRFGVEATVRPSFAFYNTYEEIDRMIVVVKRLAAARR; encoded by the coding sequence ATGACTACCCAGACACCTACAAGTGATGGCGCGGCGGGCTTGCCTGCCGTCCCGTTCTTACCTGATGAAGCGACCCTGAACCGCCTGGCCGGTGAATTCTTTGCCCGCCTGCCGGGCTTGGCGCCTGTGCTTGACAAATCGCCCAGCCTCGGTGGTTCCGGCAGCGTGCTCGATGCGGCGCCCCGCTATGCGAACCGGCCGCCGCCGCAGCCCGGCCCTTCGTTTGCCGCCATCGCCCCCGGCGTGGCGACGGCGCAGGTGCCGCCCGTGACGGCGCCGCTGGAGTCGCCGATTGCACCGGCGCCGGCCTCCGTGCCGACGCCACGCCTGTCCGCCCTGAGTGCGCCGTCGCCTTATTATTTTGTCGGCGGCGCGCATGGCTATCCCGTGTCGAACGGCAAGCTCGACGGCCTGGCGCAGCAGGGGTTGGGACAAGCGGCACCCGACGATGTGCGGGGACTGTTTGCCACGCCGCAGCAGACACCCGCGCGCCAGCTGCCCGTATCGTCGGCTAACAGCCCGCCCGCGTTCTATTTCCAGACCGAGCTGCCTTCGGCGGCGAAGCCTGGCCAGCACCAGACGCCGGCGCCGTTCGACGTGCATGCCGTGCGGCGCGATTTCCCCGTGCTGGCCGAACGGGTCAACGGCAAGCCGCTGGCCTGGTTCGACAATGCTGCCACCACGCACAAGCCGCAGTCCGTGATCGACCGGGTGTCGTATTTCTATGCGCACGAAAATTCGAACATCCACCGCGCGGCGCACGCATTGGCGGCGCGCGCCAGCGATGCGTATGAAGCGGCACGCGCCAAGGTGGCGCAGTTCCTCGGCGCCGCTTCGCCCAATGAAATCATTTTCGTGCGTGGCGCCACCGAGGGCATCAACCTGGTCGCCAACACCTTTGGCCGCAAATACATCGGCAGCGGCGACGAGATCATCGTCTCGCAGCTCGAGCACCACGCCAACATCGTGCCGTGGCAGCAGCTGGCGGCGGAAAAGGGCGCGACCCTGCGCGTGATTCCCGTCGACGACAGCGGGCAGATACTGCTCGATGAATTCCGCAAGCTGCTCAACGGGCGTACCAAGCTGGTGTCCGTGACGCAGGTGTCGAATGCATTGGGCACCGTGACGCCCGTGGCGCAGATCATCGCGCTGGCGCACGCGGCCGGCGTGCGCGTGCTGGTCGATGGCGCGCAAGCCGTGTCGCATTTGCGCGTGGACGTGCAGGCGCTGGGCGCCGATTTTTATGTCTTCTCGGGCCACAAGGTGTTCGGTCCGACGGGCATCGGCGCCGTGTATGGCAAGGCGGACTTGCTGGAGCAATTGCCGCCATGGCAAGGGGGCGGCAACATGATCGCCGACGTCACGTTCGAGCGCACCGTCTACCAGGGCGTGCCGAACCGTTTCGAGGCGGGCACGGGCAATATTGCCGACGCCGTGGGCCTGGGCGCGGCCATCGACTACGTGCAGCGCATCGGCCTGGAAAACATCGCCGCCTACGAGCACGCGCTGCTGGAATATGCGACGCACCACCTGCAGGCGATTCCTGGCGTGCGCCTGATCGGCACGGCGTTTGACAAGGCCAGCGTGGCCTCGTTCGTGCTGGCCGGTTACGAGCCGGCGGAAGTGGGGCGGGCCCTGAACGACGAGGGCATCGCCGTGCGCTCGGGCCACCACTGCGCCCAGCCGATTTTGCGCCGTTTCGGCGTAGAAGCGACCGTGCGGCCATCGTTCGCCTTCTACAATACGTATGAGGAAATCGACCGCATGATCGTCGTGGTCAAACGCCTGGCGGCCGCACGCCGCTGA
- a CDS encoding DUF4424 family protein has protein sequence MMLVRTLLASAALALACSAPAMANDGIGSVGTGGIIVGKSDAVAMKKEVLTVSPDLIKVEYEFLNESKSDVEETIIFPLPAYEAGYHQSPTYYGQPQQFSIEVDGKRKDYQTVLVAKLDSRDVTARLAQLGLSDAQVAYFPSFSPFEKKVAPLSAAQQKAMIAEGLLAKLSEDEEWVPAWSVTVVYQWRQKFPAGKTVRVRHQYAPFVAAGPGASYLGDGKEFEQKYCGDKAFYKTWNRLAAQQGESGFVNAKWVSYILKTGNTWKNGIEDFTLNLVKGKPDELISLCFPGTFTKINPTTLQVKLRNFRPQQDLNVYFGNVENGSGNTGEAPALRSNYLLTK, from the coding sequence ATGATGCTGGTGCGCACCTTGCTGGCATCTGCCGCGCTGGCGCTGGCGTGTTCGGCGCCGGCAATGGCCAACGACGGCATCGGCTCGGTCGGTACCGGCGGCATTATCGTCGGCAAGAGCGACGCCGTGGCCATGAAAAAGGAGGTGCTGACGGTCAGCCCGGACTTGATCAAGGTCGAGTACGAGTTTCTCAACGAATCGAAAAGCGATGTGGAAGAGACCATCATCTTTCCGCTGCCTGCCTACGAGGCCGGCTACCACCAGTCGCCTACGTATTACGGCCAGCCGCAGCAGTTCTCGATCGAGGTCGACGGCAAGCGCAAGGATTACCAGACCGTGCTGGTCGCCAAACTCGACAGCCGTGACGTGACGGCGCGCCTGGCGCAGCTAGGCCTGTCGGACGCGCAAGTCGCTTATTTTCCGTCGTTCAGCCCGTTCGAAAAAAAGGTGGCGCCCTTGAGCGCCGCGCAGCAAAAAGCCATGATCGCCGAAGGCTTGCTGGCCAAGCTGTCCGAAGACGAAGAATGGGTGCCAGCCTGGTCCGTGACGGTGGTTTACCAGTGGCGGCAGAAATTCCCTGCTGGAAAAACGGTGCGCGTGCGCCATCAATATGCGCCTTTCGTGGCCGCCGGCCCCGGTGCCTCCTACTTGGGCGACGGCAAGGAGTTTGAGCAAAAGTATTGTGGCGACAAGGCTTTCTACAAGACGTGGAATCGCCTGGCGGCGCAGCAAGGCGAGAGCGGCTTCGTCAATGCCAAATGGGTCTCGTACATCCTGAAGACGGGCAACACCTGGAAGAATGGCATCGAAGACTTTACCTTGAACCTGGTCAAGGGCAAGCCGGATGAGCTGATCAGCCTGTGCTTCCCCGGCACGTTCACCAAGATCAATCCCACCACCTTGCAAGTCAAGCTGCGCAACTTCCGCCCGCAGCAGGATCTGAACGTATATTTCGGCAATGTCGAGAATGGCAGCGGGAATACGGGCGAGGCGCCTGCGTTGCGTAGCAATTACTTGCTGACGAAATAG
- a CDS encoding PhaM family polyhydroxyalkanoate granule multifunctional regulatory protein, translated as MANPQMPQMPGAAVVTDTLDFVKNLWGSMSVPGMGVPGITAPTMSVEELDKKINDLKAVEAWLNLNTSMLRGSIQALEVQRGTIATLKSMGASLAAAITQPGASEKTVFESVPYASAFFQQAAPAAPEPKPAPAPAPAPEPAAAAPGDAGSQLANPSAWWNLLQDQFKQAVSTAMSPDTASAAAASFGSVSKAKPAASKPAKPAEAGTAAKAKAPLRKAPAKRAAPKAKAPGKA; from the coding sequence ATGGCAAACCCGCAAATGCCCCAAATGCCGGGCGCAGCAGTTGTGACCGATACGCTCGACTTCGTCAAAAACCTGTGGGGCAGCATGAGCGTGCCCGGCATGGGCGTGCCTGGCATCACGGCGCCTACCATGTCGGTGGAAGAGCTGGACAAGAAAATCAACGACTTGAAAGCCGTCGAAGCGTGGCTGAACCTCAATACCAGCATGCTGCGCGGCAGTATCCAGGCGCTGGAAGTGCAGCGCGGCACCATCGCCACATTGAAATCGATGGGTGCATCACTGGCGGCGGCCATCACGCAACCGGGCGCCAGCGAGAAAACCGTGTTTGAATCGGTGCCCTACGCTTCCGCGTTTTTCCAGCAGGCCGCGCCTGCGGCGCCTGAACCGAAACCGGCGCCCGCACCAGCGCCCGCACCGGAACCCGCTGCGGCGGCGCCCGGCGATGCCGGCAGCCAGTTGGCCAATCCAAGTGCCTGGTGGAATTTGTTACAAGATCAGTTCAAGCAAGCCGTGTCGACGGCCATGTCGCCCGATACGGCCAGTGCGGCAGCGGCCAGCTTTGGCAGCGTGAGCAAAGCCAAGCCAGCGGCCAGCAAGCCGGCCAAACCTGCAGAGGCAGGCACGGCAGCCAAGGCCAAGGCCCCGCTGCGCAAGGCGCCCGCGAAACGCGCGGCACCCAAGGCTAAAGCGCCAGGCAAGGCCTGA
- a CDS encoding DUF3108 domain-containing protein yields MMPASFFSSPRRRTVIFVAVIGALHYVALEWLTSHASIVPLGQDHAQVVSMALIAEPIQPLPAAPPPPPELRPVPKPRPPPPPPLTELASSETPQLTAPVSDVPEGPATTAPAAVAAPAITAPAPAVAAAPVPASAPPPPPVEQARHYKTNAPASAQFDLHVDRRDADGTKWQGVAAMAWENRGDAYQLKLEVGLSMLITRINLLVLTSEGVIDGSGIVPVTATEKRKGRAQTATHFNRDAKAITFSATTATAPWQEGVQDKATVPFQLAAIGRADVNQLVGNIDILVGEEKEATVFRFHLVGEEELETKMGRLVTWHLRRPPKPGTYSSQLDIWLAPSMQWYPVQIRNTEANGALTTQTVTKISVNESTGK; encoded by the coding sequence ATGATGCCTGCTTCCTTCTTTTCGTCGCCGCGCCGCCGTACCGTCATCTTTGTCGCGGTCATCGGCGCACTGCATTACGTGGCGCTGGAATGGCTCACCTCGCATGCCAGCATCGTGCCGCTGGGGCAGGATCATGCACAGGTGGTCAGCATGGCCTTGATCGCCGAGCCGATCCAGCCCCTGCCGGCGGCGCCGCCACCGCCGCCCGAACTGCGGCCCGTGCCCAAGCCCAGGCCGCCGCCACCGCCGCCGCTGACGGAGCTGGCGTCGAGCGAAACGCCGCAGTTGACGGCGCCTGTCAGCGACGTGCCGGAAGGCCCGGCCACGACCGCGCCGGCTGCGGTGGCTGCGCCGGCCATCACGGCGCCCGCACCCGCCGTGGCAGCGGCACCCGTGCCGGCCAGCGCGCCGCCGCCACCGCCCGTCGAGCAGGCACGGCACTACAAGACGAATGCGCCCGCGTCGGCCCAGTTCGACCTGCACGTGGACCGGCGCGATGCGGACGGCACCAAGTGGCAGGGCGTGGCCGCGATGGCGTGGGAAAACCGGGGCGACGCGTATCAGCTGAAGCTGGAGGTGGGCTTGAGCATGCTGATCACGCGCATCAACCTGCTGGTGCTGACCAGCGAAGGCGTGATCGATGGCAGCGGCATCGTGCCCGTCACGGCCACGGAGAAACGCAAGGGCCGCGCGCAAACGGCCACGCATTTCAACCGCGACGCCAAGGCCATCACGTTTTCGGCCACGACGGCCACGGCGCCATGGCAGGAAGGGGTGCAAGACAAGGCCACGGTGCCGTTCCAGCTGGCCGCCATCGGCCGCGCCGACGTCAACCAGCTGGTGGGCAATATCGACATTCTCGTCGGCGAGGAAAAGGAAGCGACCGTGTTCCGCTTCCACCTGGTGGGCGAGGAAGAACTGGAGACCAAGATGGGGCGGCTGGTGACCTGGCATTTGCGCCGGCCGCCGAAGCCCGGCACGTATTCGTCGCAGCTCGATATCTGGCTGGCGCCATCGATGCAATGGTATCCGGTACAAATACGCAATACCGAAGCGAACGGGGCGCTGACCACGCAAACCGTGACCAAGATCTCCGTAAATGAATCAACAGGAAAATAA
- a CDS encoding response regulator, producing the protein MTTDSHATAAEAGSTDWADKHYLLVDDFIGIRILLRESLRNLGARHIDQAASGGEAMKLLAKTRYDVVLCDYNLGEGKNGQQVLEETRVRNLTAPSSVWLMVSAEKSVESVMGAAEHQPDAYLIKPITEGVLLTRLNRVWHKKQVFREIDQACMEKDYLRAAKLCDAQIELNKLHELELLRMKASLLLKSGEPEKARAVYEKVLAERDYSWAKAGLGKIRMNNGEHEAARQIFQGVIVENKYYIDAYDQMAVAYQLMGQHEEACGVLEKAARLSPNSVPRQRNLGLAALKVGNVSMAEKAFRKCISIGEFSVMKTPDAYLGLARVCGLKKDAKEALQWLLLAQREFSPEQIGLRAKITEGMVHHETGDYRRARKCGDELEAMLLEDPARPEKSICMELATLLFAVGVKDAPAGLLCYVVKNNHDNQVVQDEVQKIFDKAKMGDEGTSLIIASRKEASDLMNKGVLLWKTDKLNEAVAWMRAAREKLPNNLRILFNSAQIIVSFLQQRGFQADLAAEAMEVLLYVDKIAPGQQRFAQLMEQLVQLTPPPGPEEAVVVAEKAPPAPEKGGKSMRERAG; encoded by the coding sequence ATGACGACAGACAGCCACGCCACCGCCGCCGAAGCGGGCAGCACCGACTGGGCCGACAAACATTATCTGCTGGTCGACGACTTCATCGGCATCCGCATCCTGCTGCGCGAATCCCTGCGCAACCTGGGCGCGCGCCATATCGACCAGGCGGCCAGCGGCGGCGAAGCCATGAAGCTGCTGGCCAAGACGCGCTACGACGTGGTGCTGTGCGACTACAACCTCGGCGAAGGCAAGAATGGCCAGCAAGTGCTGGAAGAGACGCGCGTGCGCAACCTGACGGCGCCGTCCAGCGTGTGGCTGATGGTATCGGCCGAGAAAAGCGTGGAATCCGTGATGGGCGCGGCCGAGCACCAGCCCGACGCTTACCTGATCAAGCCGATCACGGAAGGCGTGCTGCTGACGCGCCTGAACCGCGTATGGCACAAGAAGCAGGTATTTCGCGAGATCGACCAGGCTTGCATGGAAAAGGATTATTTGCGCGCGGCCAAGCTGTGCGACGCGCAGATCGAGCTCAACAAGCTGCACGAGCTGGAACTGCTGCGCATGAAGGCCAGTTTGCTGCTGAAGAGCGGCGAACCGGAAAAGGCCCGTGCCGTGTACGAGAAAGTGCTGGCCGAGCGCGATTACAGCTGGGCCAAGGCGGGTCTGGGCAAGATCCGCATGAATAACGGCGAACACGAGGCGGCGCGGCAGATCTTCCAGGGCGTGATCGTTGAAAACAAGTATTACATCGACGCCTACGACCAGATGGCCGTCGCCTACCAGTTGATGGGGCAGCACGAGGAAGCGTGCGGCGTGCTGGAAAAGGCGGCGCGCCTGTCGCCCAATTCCGTGCCGCGCCAGCGCAACCTGGGACTGGCGGCCTTGAAGGTCGGCAATGTCAGCATGGCGGAAAAGGCCTTTCGCAAGTGTATTTCCATCGGCGAGTTTTCCGTCATGAAGACGCCGGACGCCTATCTGGGCCTGGCGCGCGTGTGCGGCCTGAAGAAGGATGCCAAGGAGGCGCTGCAATGGCTGTTGCTGGCGCAGCGCGAATTCTCGCCCGAACAGATTGGTTTGCGCGCGAAGATCACGGAAGGCATGGTGCACCATGAAACGGGCGATTACCGGCGCGCCCGCAAGTGCGGCGACGAGCTCGAAGCCATGCTGCTTGAAGACCCGGCGCGGCCCGAGAAAAGCATTTGCATGGAACTGGCCACCTTGCTGTTCGCCGTCGGCGTCAAGGATGCGCCGGCCGGCCTGCTGTGCTACGTGGTGAAGAACAACCACGACAACCAGGTGGTGCAGGACGAAGTGCAAAAGATTTTCGACAAGGCGAAGATGGGCGACGAAGGCACCAGCCTGATCATCGCTTCGCGCAAGGAAGCGTCGGACTTGATGAACAAGGGCGTGCTGCTGTGGAAGACGGACAAGCTCAACGAAGCGGTCGCCTGGATGCGCGCGGCGCGCGAAAAACTGCCGAACAATTTGCGCATCCTGTTCAATTCCGCGCAAATCATCGTGTCCTTCCTGCAGCAGCGCGGGTTTCAGGCCGACTTGGCGGCCGAGGCCATGGAAGTGTTGTTGTATGTAGACAAAATTGCACCAGGGCAGCAACGCTTCGCGCAATTGATGGAGCAACTGGTGCAGCTGACGCCGCCGCCCGGGCCGGAAGAGGCCGTCGTGGTCGCGGAAAAAGCGCCGCCGGCGCCGGAAAAAGGCGGAAAATCCATGCGCGAGCGTGCCGGATGA
- a CDS encoding DUF3108 domain-containing protein yields the protein MTTLTTLKRILAASLLAATLTPAMAADEPVDHPVIKRPYKLAPSADLVYSIKAKQRGIALSGESVSNWRAGDGKYSLLAETKAALFGKILEQRSEGTVDDFGLAPAQFVEKRFRKEAATTTFKRDSKTIVFSEGDDSYPLKGGEQDRNSTVWQLVSVARAAPEKFTPGSEWSFFVAGRHDAEPWTFKVVKQETVATGQGLVEAVHLVKAPPPDKKGQQVDLWLAPSLEWYPVKVTFADEDGDYVEQTLQKIVKK from the coding sequence ATGACCACTTTGACTACCTTGAAACGCATCCTGGCGGCCAGCCTGCTGGCCGCCACCCTGACGCCCGCCATGGCGGCCGACGAGCCCGTGGACCATCCCGTCATCAAGCGCCCGTACAAGCTGGCGCCATCGGCTGACCTCGTGTATTCGATCAAGGCCAAGCAGCGCGGCATTGCGCTGTCGGGCGAATCGGTCAGCAACTGGCGCGCCGGCGACGGCAAGTACTCGCTGCTGGCCGAAACCAAGGCGGCCCTGTTCGGCAAGATCCTCGAGCAGCGCAGCGAAGGCACGGTCGACGATTTCGGCCTGGCGCCGGCGCAGTTCGTGGAAAAGCGTTTCCGCAAGGAAGCGGCCACCACCACCTTCAAGCGCGACAGCAAGACCATCGTCTTCAGCGAGGGCGATGACAGCTATCCGCTGAAAGGCGGCGAGCAGGACCGCAACAGCACCGTCTGGCAACTGGTCAGCGTGGCGCGCGCCGCGCCCGAAAAATTCACGCCCGGTTCGGAATGGAGCTTCTTCGTTGCCGGCCGCCACGACGCCGAACCGTGGACCTTCAAGGTCGTCAAGCAGGAGACCGTCGCCACCGGCCAGGGTCTGGTGGAGGCCGTGCACCTGGTCAAGGCGCCGCCGCCGGACAAGAAGGGCCAGCAAGTGGACCTGTGGCTGGCGCCGTCGCTGGAATGGTATCCGGTCAAGGTGACGTTCGCCGATGAAGACGGCGACTACGTCGAGCAAACCTTGCAAAAGATCGTCAAGAAGTAA